The following are encoded in a window of Flavobacteriales bacterium genomic DNA:
- a CDS encoding T9SS type A sorting domain-containing protein, whose amino-acid sequence MSRYQYVGLLTAALFLHFFNVSAATGGHDPHQVNRVHTRPQVLPDVQWQADLRTMPAWKNFVNAHPQWAVEFNEASWKPHRAYGPAIPTVGADADARAWWFIQHKLAPFGIPVDDLVHMATLPTAKHTWVHFKQVHAGLPVLHSHLLVKLDAQGRVVSFGTEVHDGIVLDLTATVGAAQAAAIASGGLPNVTQIEHNGLRILPVPGDRTMEHRLVQEVIVHTDDAGHPGRYQCWVDAHTGMLWYRWNQVVDHRSCTHEGHDHGDGGGGSGADAQVDATTYTISALHPASVEGLPELRLTINGDFFFTGLDGSVATGIPGPVQATVQLRGRWANVTTNGTTPSFNVTLQEGANAVNFDNSATIQERSAYWFVQRIHDHMKQQLPQFTGLDIVLPTRVDLTTGTCNAYYDGSSINFYAQGGGCRSLATMGDVVYHEYGHGINDKYYQSLGASFNNGAMNEGYADVWALTLTDYPILAQGWQLNSNNSFIRRYDIDPKVYPVDLVGQVHADGEIIAGAWWDTYQLLGNMGLTLELFREAYNGLQATMANGQEGVAYRDVLIDALQADDDDGNIANGTPNGGAIVEGFAIHGITLLSNVNMTHTSVETAPYETTIPISANVTVTFPGSLYLAGVRAFYRVNNEATWNSVLMTNAGGNIYTADIPGQPEGTVIYYYLAVEDVFGQLSSVLPIGAAQADPNLPYNILVGYELHATEDVDMLHQLGNWTAGLPSDNATTGQWEATLPVPSFSGSVMVQPGFQNTPGGEFCWVTQNASGPNAGMGEADVDGGTTTLISSNINLTGYTNPTFTYYRWYINNPPNGANPNADWWQVYISNNGGSTWVPIEDTKTSDRSWRRHAFRVKDYVTPTAQVRLKFHASDSIRPGQNLDGGSLVEAAVDDVQLWDEVINTQSQFELPPPSVTSVYPDPAVDELNVLVTLNGSRLLGFEVVDMTGRIVLSPPSSGPHADRHRIDVSRLADGHYVLRLVLDSGRAEHRFSVVR is encoded by the coding sequence ATGTCGCGATATCAGTACGTTGGCCTCCTGACGGCCGCCCTGTTCCTCCATTTCTTCAATGTTTCAGCGGCCACCGGTGGCCATGACCCCCATCAGGTGAATCGTGTCCATACCCGGCCACAGGTCCTGCCCGATGTGCAGTGGCAGGCCGACCTGCGCACCATGCCCGCCTGGAAGAACTTCGTGAATGCCCATCCCCAATGGGCCGTGGAGTTCAACGAAGCTTCCTGGAAGCCGCACCGCGCCTACGGGCCGGCCATTCCCACCGTGGGTGCCGATGCCGATGCCCGCGCCTGGTGGTTCATCCAGCACAAGCTGGCGCCCTTCGGCATTCCGGTGGACGATCTGGTCCACATGGCCACCCTGCCCACCGCGAAACACACCTGGGTCCATTTCAAGCAGGTGCATGCCGGATTGCCCGTGCTGCACAGTCACCTGCTGGTGAAGCTTGATGCGCAAGGGCGTGTGGTGTCCTTCGGCACCGAGGTGCATGATGGGATCGTCCTGGACCTGACGGCCACCGTGGGTGCGGCGCAGGCGGCCGCGATCGCTTCCGGGGGCCTGCCCAACGTGACGCAGATCGAGCACAACGGCCTGCGGATCCTGCCCGTGCCGGGCGATCGCACCATGGAGCATCGCCTGGTGCAGGAGGTGATCGTGCATACGGATGACGCCGGCCACCCCGGTCGCTATCAGTGCTGGGTGGACGCCCACACCGGCATGCTGTGGTACCGCTGGAACCAGGTGGTGGACCACCGTTCCTGCACCCATGAGGGGCATGACCATGGCGATGGCGGCGGGGGCAGCGGCGCGGATGCCCAGGTCGACGCCACCACGTACACCATCAGCGCCCTCCATCCCGCCAGCGTGGAAGGGCTGCCCGAGTTGCGGCTCACCATCAACGGGGACTTCTTCTTCACCGGGTTGGATGGCTCGGTCGCCACGGGCATTCCGGGTCCGGTGCAGGCCACCGTGCAGTTGCGCGGCCGCTGGGCCAATGTGACCACCAACGGCACAACACCATCCTTCAATGTGACACTGCAGGAGGGCGCCAATGCGGTGAACTTCGACAACAGCGCCACCATCCAGGAACGCAGCGCGTACTGGTTCGTGCAGCGCATCCATGACCACATGAAGCAGCAGTTGCCGCAGTTCACCGGCCTGGACATCGTGCTGCCTACGCGCGTGGACCTCACCACCGGCACCTGCAACGCCTATTACGACGGGTCCTCGATCAATTTCTACGCGCAGGGTGGCGGTTGCCGGTCCCTGGCCACCATGGGCGACGTGGTGTACCATGAGTACGGACATGGCATCAACGACAAGTACTACCAGAGCCTCGGCGCCAGCTTCAACAACGGCGCCATGAACGAGGGCTACGCCGATGTGTGGGCGCTCACCCTGACGGACTACCCCATCCTGGCGCAGGGCTGGCAGCTGAACAGCAACAACTCCTTCATCCGCCGCTACGATATCGATCCCAAGGTCTACCCGGTGGACCTGGTGGGCCAGGTGCATGCTGATGGGGAGATCATCGCCGGTGCCTGGTGGGACACCTATCAGCTCCTCGGGAACATGGGCCTTACGCTGGAACTCTTCCGGGAAGCCTACAACGGCCTGCAGGCCACCATGGCCAATGGCCAGGAGGGCGTGGCCTACCGGGATGTGTTGATCGATGCGCTCCAGGCCGACGATGACGACGGGAACATCGCCAACGGCACGCCCAACGGCGGCGCCATTGTGGAGGGTTTCGCCATCCACGGCATCACGCTGCTCAGCAATGTGAACATGACCCACACGTCCGTGGAGACGGCACCGTACGAGACCACCATCCCCATCTCGGCCAACGTCACGGTCACCTTCCCGGGCAGCCTTTACCTGGCCGGCGTGCGCGCCTTCTATCGTGTGAACAACGAGGCCACCTGGAACAGCGTGCTGATGACCAACGCCGGTGGCAACATCTACACGGCCGATATCCCGGGGCAGCCGGAAGGCACGGTGATCTACTACTACCTGGCGGTGGAGGACGTCTTCGGCCAGTTGAGCAGCGTGCTGCCCATCGGTGCCGCACAGGCCGATCCGAACCTCCCCTACAACATACTGGTGGGCTATGAGCTGCACGCCACCGAGGACGTGGACATGCTCCATCAGCTCGGCAACTGGACCGCCGGCCTGCCTTCGGACAACGCCACCACGGGCCAGTGGGAAGCCACCTTACCAGTTCCATCCTTCAGCGGATCGGTGATGGTGCAGCCCGGCTTCCAGAACACGCCTGGTGGAGAGTTCTGCTGGGTTACGCAGAATGCGTCAGGTCCGAATGCCGGTATGGGCGAAGCCGATGTGGATGGCGGCACCACCACGCTCATCAGCTCGAACATCAACCTCACCGGCTACACCAATCCCACTTTCACCTACTACCGCTGGTACATCAACAACCCGCCCAACGGGGCCAACCCCAACGCCGACTGGTGGCAGGTCTACATCAGCAACAACGGTGGCAGCACCTGGGTGCCCATTGAGGATACCAAGACCAGCGACCGCAGCTGGCGGCGCCACGCCTTCCGGGTGAAGGACTATGTGACGCCCACTGCGCAGGTGCGGCTGAAGTTCCATGCCAGCGACAGCATCCGGCCGGGACAGAACCTGGATGGAGGCAGTCTGGTGGAAGCGGCTGTGGACGATGTACAACTCTGGGATGAGGTGATCAACACGCAGAGCCAGTTCGAGTTGCCACCACCAAGCGTCACCTCGGTCTATCCGGACCCGGCCGTGGATGAACTGAACGTGCTGGTGACCTTGAACGGATCACGCCTGCTGGGCTTCGAGGTGGTGGACATGACCGGCCGCATCGTGCTGTCGCCGCCATCCAGTGGCCCGCATGCCGACCGCCACCGCATCGATGTATCGCGCCTCGCGGATGGACATTATGTATTGCGGCTGGTGCTGGACAGTGGCCGCGCCGAACACCGCTTCAGCGTGGTGCGCTGA
- a CDS encoding MBL fold metallo-hydrolase, with protein MPRISIEFLGTGTSQGVPVVACDCAVCRSDDPRDRRLRTSALVRVEGTTVLIDAGPDLRQQMLRARVHTLDAVLLTHEHMDHIAGMDDLRAFNFSQRRAMDIHGDAATLEAVRRVYHYAFSHDRYPGVPEFNLHEITPGREIDAAGVRVTPVQVMHYRMPVMAFRIGGLAYVTDAKTIAPEEKDKLRGADVLVLNALRRKEHISHLDLDAAIGLARELSARRTYFTHISHLMGRHAEVERLIPEGMALAHDGLVVELG; from the coding sequence ATGCCACGCATCAGCATCGAGTTCCTCGGCACGGGCACCAGCCAGGGCGTGCCGGTGGTGGCCTGCGATTGCGCCGTGTGCCGGAGCGACGATCCGCGCGACAGGCGCCTGCGCACCTCGGCCCTGGTGCGTGTGGAGGGCACCACGGTCCTGATCGATGCCGGGCCCGACCTGCGTCAGCAGATGCTCCGAGCCCGGGTGCACACCCTGGACGCCGTGCTGCTCACCCACGAGCACATGGACCACATCGCCGGCATGGACGATCTGCGGGCCTTCAACTTCAGCCAGCGCCGCGCCATGGACATCCACGGCGATGCCGCCACGCTGGAGGCCGTGCGCCGTGTCTACCATTACGCCTTCTCCCATGATCGCTATCCAGGCGTGCCGGAGTTCAACCTTCACGAGATCACACCCGGCCGGGAGATCGACGCGGCAGGCGTGCGCGTGACCCCGGTGCAGGTGATGCACTACCGCATGCCCGTGATGGCCTTCCGCATCGGCGGGCTGGCCTATGTGACCGACGCGAAGACCATCGCCCCGGAAGAGAAGGACAAACTGCGCGGCGCCGATGTGCTGGTGCTGAACGCCTTGCGCCGCAAGGAGCACATCTCGCATCTGGATCTCGATGCCGCGATCGGCCTGGCCAGGGAATTGTCCGCGCGCCGCACCTATTTCACCCACATCAGCCACCTCATGGGCCGCCATGCCGAGGTGGAACGTCTGATCCCCGAGGGCATGGCCCTGGCCCACGATGGACTCGTGGTGGAGCTGGGCTGA
- the pdeM gene encoding ligase-associated DNA damage response endonuclease PdeM: MLTAEIDVAGERLLLHPHRALFWPRLRWLVLSDLHLGKAAHLRKGGLPLPEGQDERTIARLQELVETFMPERIVFLGDIFHSSHNSAWDRFAAWCTDQRAALHLVPGNHDVLADKRYAEAGIQVADDTLEEGPFVFAHEPAEQPGVYRLCGHLHPGVVLKGRGRQRMMLPCFVFSERVAILPAFGLSTGLLGMAPSASERVHAITERAVIDVSTMTAGHALVQP; encoded by the coding sequence ATGCTCACGGCCGAGATCGACGTCGCTGGCGAGAGATTGTTGCTCCACCCCCACCGCGCGCTGTTCTGGCCAAGGCTGCGCTGGCTGGTGCTGAGCGACCTGCACCTGGGCAAGGCGGCGCACCTGCGCAAGGGTGGACTACCGCTTCCCGAAGGCCAGGACGAGCGCACCATCGCACGGCTGCAGGAACTGGTGGAGACCTTCATGCCCGAGCGGATCGTCTTCCTCGGCGATATCTTCCACAGCAGCCACAACAGCGCCTGGGACCGTTTCGCGGCCTGGTGCACCGATCAGCGGGCAGCGCTCCATCTGGTGCCCGGCAACCATGACGTGCTGGCCGACAAGCGCTATGCGGAAGCGGGCATCCAGGTGGCCGACGATACGCTGGAGGAAGGACCCTTCGTCTTCGCGCACGAGCCGGCCGAACAACCGGGCGTGTACCGCCTGTGCGGACATCTCCATCCCGGTGTGGTGCTCAAAGGGCGCGGCCGCCAGCGCATGATGCTGCCCTGTTTCGTGTTCAGCGAACGCGTGGCCATCCTGCCGGCCTTCGGACTCAGCACCGGTCTGCTGGGCATGGCGCCTTCGGCCAGCGAGCGCGTCCATGCGATCACCGAGCGTGCCGTGATCGACGTGAGCACAATGACGGCCGGACATGCCTTGGTGCAGCCCTGA
- a CDS encoding glycosyltransferase family 2 protein, whose product MRTAIVILNWNGRHWLERTLPLVLAHSHGAEVVVADNGSTDDTLAWLSAAHPTVRQVPLATNLGFAGGYNAALAQVEADRYVLLNSDVEATPGWLDPLHALLDREPRMAACQPKVLALHARGRFEHAGAAGGFIDRNGYPFCRGRIFDLTEEDHGQYDDERHVFWATGACMMIRADAFHATGGFHAELFAHMEEIDLCWRLRRTGHTIGYTSASTVYHAGGGTLGYGSPRKTYLNFRNSLIVLVRNLRRSSPWLFIPRRLVLDLCAALKFLLEGHSAHAWQVLRAHAHFLASLPQAMHQRRELQAQEHEPDLTGMYLRSIAYDRFILGWKRFSDLDLAAFVQGRRNR is encoded by the coding sequence ATGCGCACGGCCATCGTGATCCTCAACTGGAATGGCCGCCACTGGCTGGAAAGGACCCTGCCCTTGGTGCTGGCCCACAGCCACGGTGCGGAGGTGGTCGTCGCCGACAACGGCTCCACCGACGATACGCTCGCCTGGTTGAGCGCGGCGCATCCCACGGTGCGCCAAGTGCCGCTCGCCACCAACCTGGGCTTCGCGGGCGGATACAACGCCGCCCTGGCCCAAGTGGAAGCCGACCGTTACGTGCTGCTCAATTCCGACGTGGAGGCCACCCCGGGCTGGCTCGATCCGCTGCACGCCTTGCTGGACCGCGAACCACGGATGGCCGCCTGCCAACCCAAGGTGCTCGCCTTGCACGCGCGCGGCCGTTTCGAACACGCCGGTGCCGCTGGCGGCTTCATCGATCGCAACGGCTACCCCTTCTGCCGGGGCCGCATCTTCGACCTCACCGAAGAGGACCACGGCCAGTACGACGACGAGCGCCACGTTTTCTGGGCCACCGGGGCCTGCATGATGATCCGCGCCGATGCCTTCCATGCCACCGGCGGCTTCCATGCCGAGCTCTTCGCGCACATGGAGGAGATCGACCTGTGCTGGCGGTTGCGGCGGACCGGTCACACCATCGGCTACACGAGCGCTTCCACGGTGTACCACGCCGGAGGGGGCACGCTGGGCTATGGCAGTCCGCGCAAGACCTACCTCAATTTTCGCAACAGCCTCATCGTGCTTGTGCGCAACCTGCGGCGCTCTTCACCATGGCTGTTCATCCCCCGGCGCCTGGTGCTCGACCTGTGCGCCGCGCTGAAATTCCTGTTGGAAGGCCACAGCGCCCACGCCTGGCAGGTGCTGCGGGCCCATGCGCATTTTCTCGCCAGCCTGCCACAGGCCATGCACCAACGCCGGGAACTCCAGGCCCAAGAGCACGAACCGGACCTCACCGGCATGTACCTGCGCAGCATCGCCTATGATCGCTTCATCCTTGGATGGAAGCGCTTCAGCGATCTGGACCTGGCCGCCTTCGTTCAAGGCCGGCGCAACAGGTGA
- a CDS encoding tyrosine recombinase XerD, which produces MERDPALARFRMHLKLERGLSDRTVEAYLRDVGKLFAWCADRKPAVAPAAAQLDDLQDFIADVGRSGLRATSQARLLSAVRGFYRMLRIERTVTEDPSELLQSPRTGRKLPVFLSTQEIDAMVKAIDMSAPLAHRDRAILETLYGCGLRVSELCGLRISRLHFHEGFVRVVGKGDKERLVPIGPEAMRQITVWSEQERVKLRVRKNSEDLVFLNARGGGLSRVAVFGLVKKLAALAGVRKTISPHTFRHSFATHLVEGGADLRAVQEMLGHASITTTEIYTHLDRDYLRSNIMRFHPRAGRKAAAG; this is translated from the coding sequence ATGGAACGTGATCCCGCGCTGGCGCGCTTCCGCATGCACCTGAAGCTGGAGCGTGGCCTCAGCGACCGCACGGTGGAGGCCTACCTGCGCGATGTGGGCAAGCTCTTCGCCTGGTGCGCTGATAGAAAGCCCGCCGTGGCCCCGGCCGCCGCGCAACTTGACGACCTGCAGGACTTCATCGCCGACGTGGGCCGTTCGGGACTGCGTGCCACCAGCCAGGCGCGCCTGCTCAGCGCCGTGCGCGGGTTCTACCGCATGCTGCGGATCGAGCGCACCGTCACCGAGGATCCATCCGAATTGCTGCAAAGCCCGCGCACCGGCCGGAAGCTGCCCGTCTTCCTCAGCACCCAGGAGATCGATGCCATGGTGAAGGCCATCGACATGAGCGCACCGCTCGCCCACCGCGACCGCGCGATCCTGGAAACGCTATACGGCTGTGGCCTGCGTGTGAGCGAATTGTGCGGGCTGCGCATCTCACGCCTGCATTTCCACGAGGGCTTCGTGCGCGTGGTGGGCAAGGGCGACAAGGAGCGGCTGGTTCCCATAGGGCCGGAAGCGATGCGACAGATCACGGTGTGGTCGGAGCAGGAACGCGTGAAGCTCCGGGTGCGCAAGAACAGTGAGGACCTCGTCTTCCTCAACGCGCGCGGTGGCGGTCTTTCGCGCGTGGCGGTCTTCGGCCTGGTGAAGAAGCTGGCGGCGTTGGCGGGGGTCCGCAAGACGATCAGCCCACACACTTTCCGGCACTCCTTCGCCACGCACCTGGTGGAGGGCGGCGCCGACCTGCGCGCCGTGCAGGAGATGCTGGGCCATGCGAGTATCACCACCACGGAGATCTACACGCACCTGGACCGCGACTACCTCCGCAGCAACATCATGCGCTTCCACCCCCGCGCGGGCCGTAAGGCGGCGGCGGGCTGA
- a CDS encoding glutamate--cysteine ligase, with product MHTRQRPYRLFEAHGIELEYMVVDRDTLDVRPLVAQLFTDVVGSPVADVPRGTMEWSNELTDHVVEVRNAKPARRIAPLRKRFAAEVKALDKALAKHNAMLLPGGAHPWMDPKRETVLWAHEHSDVYRTFDRLFGCQTHGWANTQSTHLNLSFAGDPEFTRLHAAVRLLLPIIPAIAASSPILDGRPTGFLDARMEAYLHAQERMPEMMGSLIPEAVFNEEEYYREIYSPIAQVLARHDAVVQLQHEFANTRGAVARFDRGSVEIRVIDAQECPAADLAIAEFITVVLKALASGRWVSTYLQRAWPESDLLAIFLQVIKDAGTTMIANRDYLLMFGLMKEERMSAAKLWQHLFVELYEELSEDARQHIGSILEHGCLASRILKHTGRSPSREKLRTVYRELGSCLLEDRLFL from the coding sequence ATGCACACGCGTCAACGTCCATACCGTCTGTTCGAGGCCCACGGGATCGAACTGGAGTACATGGTGGTGGACCGCGACACGCTGGACGTGCGTCCCCTGGTGGCGCAGCTCTTCACGGATGTGGTGGGATCGCCGGTGGCCGACGTGCCGCGCGGCACCATGGAATGGAGCAACGAACTCACCGACCATGTGGTGGAGGTGCGCAATGCGAAACCCGCCCGGCGCATCGCACCGTTGCGCAAACGTTTCGCCGCCGAGGTGAAGGCGCTGGACAAGGCCCTGGCGAAACACAACGCCATGTTGCTCCCCGGTGGCGCGCACCCCTGGATGGATCCCAAGCGTGAAACGGTGCTTTGGGCGCATGAGCACAGCGACGTCTACCGCACCTTCGACCGGCTCTTCGGCTGCCAGACCCATGGCTGGGCCAATACGCAGAGCACGCACCTGAACCTCTCCTTCGCCGGCGACCCTGAATTCACGCGCCTGCATGCCGCCGTGCGCCTGTTGCTGCCGATCATCCCGGCCATCGCGGCCTCATCGCCGATCCTCGACGGCCGCCCCACCGGCTTCCTCGACGCGCGCATGGAAGCCTACCTGCACGCCCAGGAGCGCATGCCCGAGATGATGGGCTCGCTCATCCCCGAAGCCGTCTTCAACGAGGAGGAGTACTACCGCGAGATCTACAGCCCCATCGCCCAGGTACTGGCCCGGCACGACGCGGTGGTGCAATTGCAGCACGAATTCGCCAATACGCGCGGTGCCGTGGCACGCTTCGACCGCGGAAGTGTGGAGATCCGCGTGATCGATGCGCAGGAATGCCCCGCCGCCGACCTCGCCATCGCGGAGTTCATCACCGTGGTGCTGAAAGCGCTCGCCAGCGGCCGCTGGGTGAGCACCTACCTGCAACGCGCCTGGCCCGAGAGCGATCTGCTCGCCATCTTCCTGCAGGTGATCAAGGACGCGGGCACCACCATGATCGCCAACCGGGACTACCTGCTCATGTTCGGGCTGATGAAGGAGGAACGCATGAGCGCCGCCAAGCTGTGGCAGCACCTCTTCGTGGAACTCTACGAGGAACTCTCGGAGGATGCCCGCCAGCACATCGGCTCCATCCTGGAACACGGCTGTCTGGCATCCCGCATCCTGAAGCACACGGGTCGCTCGCCCAGCCGGGAGAAGTTGCGCACCGTGTACCGCGAACTGGGCTCCTGCCTCCTGGAGGACCGGCTCTTCCTGTAG
- a CDS encoding GWxTD domain-containing protein, whose protein sequence is MRIPATFLALFFAQLLAMPTQAAVEVVVETKIFHIPGKGPRVEVNMAMIGGTMAMAINERGFRSARVEAITIVERDGAIIDFAKTIVEGMERTDSLEMDLLHQEFFDLAPGDYELTVELRDLHGDMEDVTRYRSPLAVGALPEGIHISDVLFAERIEPAGEGEMAKYGYRVVPLISDYYPRTISTLDLYAEIYGTDKVFGEENLYLLTYQLENMEKGAVVGAYKRNVRAKARSVEPVIASFDIASLPSGNYLVAIEVRDQQGQLIARRDRMLQRNNPVRFDYDLQAMEGVDLANTFTGGFTNADTLAEFVRCLRPIADPLERKIIDDRWKDRDLELMQRFFYSFWANRDHDPERAWREYREQVVKVNRLFGCRVLQGHETDRGRVYLKYGAPNSMMDRLNEMDALPYSIWHYYRAGRYTNRRFVFYQPSLASNCMELIHSEVPGELNNPRWNQIIHSRNNAFQNVDPMPVQQISGDRAREFFELPR, encoded by the coding sequence ATGCGTATCCCGGCCACCTTCCTTGCCCTGTTCTTCGCCCAACTCCTGGCCATGCCCACCCAGGCCGCCGTGGAAGTGGTGGTGGAGACCAAGATCTTCCACATTCCCGGCAAGGGGCCGCGCGTGGAGGTGAACATGGCCATGATCGGCGGCACCATGGCGATGGCCATCAACGAGCGCGGATTCCGCAGCGCGCGCGTGGAGGCGATCACCATCGTGGAGCGTGATGGCGCCATCATCGATTTCGCCAAGACCATCGTGGAGGGCATGGAGCGCACGGACAGCCTGGAGATGGACCTCCTGCACCAGGAGTTCTTCGACCTGGCCCCGGGCGACTACGAACTCACCGTGGAACTGCGCGACCTGCATGGCGACATGGAGGATGTGACCCGCTACCGTTCGCCGCTGGCGGTGGGCGCACTGCCGGAAGGGATCCACATCTCCGACGTGCTCTTCGCGGAACGCATCGAACCGGCTGGCGAAGGGGAGATGGCCAAGTATGGATACCGGGTGGTGCCCCTGATCAGCGACTACTACCCGCGCACCATCTCGACCCTTGATCTCTACGCGGAGATCTACGGCACCGACAAGGTCTTCGGCGAGGAGAACCTCTACCTGCTCACCTACCAACTGGAGAACATGGAGAAGGGTGCGGTGGTGGGCGCATACAAGCGGAACGTGCGCGCCAAGGCCCGCAGCGTGGAACCGGTGATCGCCTCTTTCGACATCGCTTCGCTCCCTTCGGGGAACTACCTGGTGGCGATCGAAGTGCGCGACCAGCAGGGCCAGCTCATCGCGCGGCGCGATCGCATGCTGCAGCGCAACAACCCGGTGCGTTTCGACTACGACCTGCAGGCCATGGAAGGGGTGGACCTCGCGAACACCTTCACCGGTGGCTTCACCAACGCCGACACCCTGGCGGAATTCGTCCGCTGCCTGCGCCCCATCGCCGATCCCTTGGAGCGCAAGATCATCGACGACCGCTGGAAGGACCGTGACCTGGAACTGATGCAGCGCTTCTTCTACAGCTTCTGGGCCAACCGCGACCACGACCCCGAGCGTGCCTGGCGCGAATACCGCGAGCAGGTGGTGAAGGTGAACCGGCTGTTCGGCTGCCGCGTGCTGCAGGGCCACGAGACCGATCGCGGCCGGGTCTATCTGAAGTATGGCGCGCCCAACTCCATGATGGACCGCTTGAACGAAATGGACGCCCTGCCCTACTCCATCTGGCACTACTACCGCGCCGGGCGCTACACCAACCGCCGGTTCGTGTTCTACCAGCCTTCCCTGGCCAGCAACTGCATGGAACTCATCCACAGCGAGGTGCCCGGCGAATTGAACAACCCGCGCTGGAACCAGATCATCCACAGCCGGAACAACGCCTTCCAGAACGTGGATCCCATGCCCGTGCAGCAGATCAGTGGCGATCGGGCACGGGAGTTCTTCGAGCTGCCGCGATGA
- the aroQ gene encoding type II 3-dehydroquinate dehydratase: MSRILVINGPNLGLLGTREPAIYGSTTLEEVVHLLRSEFPQVEIEHLQSELEGELVRAIHGAAGRCKGVVLNAGGYAHTSVALRDAVAACPVPVVEVHVSNLLAREPFRHVSLVGAVCVGGVMGLGVDGYRLAVDHLLRRP, translated from the coding sequence ATGTCCCGCATCCTGGTCATCAACGGTCCCAACCTCGGTCTATTGGGCACGCGCGAACCGGCGATCTATGGCAGCACCACGCTGGAAGAGGTGGTCCATCTGCTGCGGTCCGAGTTCCCCCAGGTGGAGATCGAGCACCTCCAGAGCGAACTGGAAGGCGAGTTGGTAAGGGCGATCCACGGGGCGGCGGGCCGCTGCAAGGGCGTGGTGCTGAACGCCGGTGGCTATGCGCACACCTCGGTGGCCTTGCGCGATGCGGTGGCGGCCTGTCCGGTACCGGTGGTGGAGGTGCATGTCAGCAACCTGCTGGCGCGCGAGCCCTTCCGGCACGTGTCCCTGGTGGGCGCCGTGTGCGTGGGCGGCGTGATGGGTCTGGGCGTGGACGGCTACCGGCTGGCGGTGGATCACCTGTTGCGCCGGCCTTGA